In the Candidatus Saccharimonas aalborgensis genome, one interval contains:
- the rpsF gene encoding 30S ribosomal protein S6 has protein sequence MKEYELTVLIHPDLEVDLEAPLAKVRKLIKDNGGSVTSEDNWGKKRLAYRIKGQDFAVYVAMDVSLPAEAPLKISNVLNITDEVLRYLLVKVDVKGRALLAEAKARAGSDDQENNEE, from the coding sequence ATGAAGGAATATGAACTTACTGTTCTTATTCATCCTGATCTCGAGGTAGATCTCGAGGCGCCACTCGCAAAAGTGCGCAAACTCATCAAAGATAATGGCGGATCGGTCACCAGTGAGGATAACTGGGGAAAAAAGCGCCTGGCATATCGTATAAAAGGCCAGGATTTTGCCGTCTATGTCGCGATGGATGTATCATTGCCTGCAGAAGCACCGCTTAAGATCTCAAATGTTCTCAATATTACTGATGAAGTGCTCCGCTATTTGTTAGTAAAAGTTGATGTAAAGGGCCGTGCCCTGCTAGCTGAAGCAAAAGCTCGCGCTGGTAGCGACGATCAAGAGAACAACGAAGAATAA
- a CDS encoding single-stranded DNA-binding protein, with protein sequence MAKGFNKVILMGNLTRDVEMRTTTSGQTVANFSLAVSRSWKDQNGQTQEQTSFINCVAWGKAGEIIAQYVKKGDPLLVSGRLDQRSYEDKDGNKRQAVEVNVEDFNFIGGGNRGDDMSSATPAKSSSSKSKDVVIEDIDDKPIDLSEIPF encoded by the coding sequence ATGGCAAAGGGGTTCAACAAAGTAATCTTGATGGGCAATCTGACGCGCGATGTCGAAATGCGTACGACCACGAGCGGGCAAACTGTTGCTAACTTTAGTTTGGCAGTAAGCCGTAGCTGGAAAGACCAAAACGGTCAAACCCAAGAGCAGACAAGTTTCATCAACTGTGTTGCATGGGGCAAAGCTGGTGAAATCATCGCACAGTACGTCAAAAAGGGCGACCCGCTGCTTGTCAGTGGCCGACTCGATCAGCGCAGTTATGAAGACAAAGACGGTAATAAGCGTCAGGCTGTAGAGGTGAATGTCGAAGACTTTAACTTCATTGGTGGTGGCAATCGCGGAGATGATATGTCATCCGCTACGCCCGCCAAAAGCTCATCAAGCAAATCGAAGGACGTGGTTATTGAAGATATCGATGACAAACCAATTGATCTAAGCGAAATACCATTTTAA
- the rpsR gene encoding 30S ribosomal protein S18 gives MKRFKKDAPVYFDYRDVKTLMRYINVYGQIEPISKTGLSAKQQRQLAVAIKRARHLALMPFVAQG, from the coding sequence GTGAAACGATTTAAGAAAGATGCACCGGTGTACTTTGACTATCGAGATGTCAAAACACTGATGCGCTATATCAATGTCTATGGTCAGATTGAACCAATCAGCAAGACTGGTCTTAGCGCAAAGCAGCAACGTCAGTTGGCGGTTGCTATCAAACGAGCGCGCCATCTTGCATTGATGCCATTTGTTGCACAAGGATAA
- a CDS encoding diaminopimelate decarboxylase family protein, translated as MEYTLPVLDDQLKVIIAEYPTPFHLYDERGIRDRARLLQRTMNEAGVPRFQNYFAVKALPNPEILKLLVQEGMGADCSSLAELAIAEMCGLSGEQIMFSSNDTALDEFRYASSLGAIINFDDLSMVQPYINSFGAPEVGCCRFNPGDIEFGGVNVDIIGNPREAKYGMPLDDMIAAYKQLKEAGVTRFGIHTMLLSNELDWRNHEEIADALFGAATAIAHEVGINFEFINLGGGIGVPYRPTEHEFDLRGFAIALKKLYDAHDLERIGSPRIVMENGRYITADSGYLVTTVANIKRTHKVYVGLDASMSDLMRPALYGAYHHMSVLGKQHDTDLEEVDVTGSLCENNDKFAIDRMLPHLEVGDVLVIHTTGAHGHAMGFQYNGKLRHAELLFDPGGGVRMIRRAETLEDYFATLTQKGNYHVPTN; from the coding sequence ATGGAGTATACACTGCCGGTTCTTGACGATCAGTTAAAAGTGATCATTGCTGAATACCCGACACCCTTTCATCTCTACGATGAGCGAGGGATTCGTGATCGTGCGCGACTGTTGCAACGAACGATGAATGAGGCGGGGGTACCGAGGTTCCAAAATTATTTTGCGGTCAAGGCACTGCCAAATCCTGAGATCCTTAAGCTACTCGTTCAGGAGGGAATGGGAGCGGATTGCAGCAGTCTCGCGGAACTGGCGATCGCCGAAATGTGCGGGCTGTCGGGTGAACAAATCATGTTTTCAAGCAATGATACAGCGCTCGATGAATTTCGGTATGCCTCGAGCCTTGGAGCGATTATAAATTTTGACGATCTATCGATGGTGCAGCCCTACATTAATTCATTTGGTGCGCCAGAGGTCGGTTGTTGTCGCTTCAATCCCGGTGATATCGAATTTGGGGGTGTGAACGTCGATATTATTGGCAATCCGCGAGAAGCAAAGTATGGTATGCCACTTGATGATATGATTGCTGCGTACAAGCAGCTCAAAGAAGCGGGAGTGACTCGATTTGGTATTCACACCATGCTACTGAGTAATGAGCTCGATTGGCGTAATCATGAAGAAATTGCCGACGCACTCTTTGGAGCGGCAACCGCTATAGCACACGAAGTTGGTATCAATTTTGAGTTTATCAACCTTGGCGGCGGAATTGGCGTACCGTACCGACCTACCGAGCATGAGTTTGATCTCCGCGGGTTTGCTATTGCCCTCAAAAAACTCTATGATGCACATGATCTGGAGCGCATTGGTAGTCCGCGTATTGTTATGGAGAATGGTCGTTACATTACGGCCGATAGCGGTTATCTCGTTACGACAGTTGCCAATATCAAACGGACACATAAAGTATATGTCGGGCTGGACGCAAGTATGAGTGATCTCATGCGGCCCGCACTCTATGGAGCCTACCATCATATGAGCGTGCTCGGTAAACAGCATGACACCGATCTTGAGGAAGTTGATGTGACGGGAAGCTTATGTGAAAACAACGATAAGTTTGCGATTGATCGGATGTTACCTCATCTCGAAGTCGGGGATGTGCTTGTCATCCACACCACAGGCGCACACGGGCATGCTATGGGATTTCAGTACAATGGCAAACTGCGTCACGCAGAGTTATTGTTTGATCCTGGGGGAGGCGTGCGAATGATACGTCGAGCAGAAACGCTCGAAGATTATTTTGCAACACTTACTCAGAAAGGAAATTATCATGTACCAACCAACTGA
- the efp gene encoding elongation factor P — protein MYQPTDLKKGTVCQIDGKPYRVVEYAQKVMGRGGSIVNVKLKNLIDGSVIPKTFKGQDKIETAEVHNKAVQYLYNDGETFFFMDPESFEQFELSSDVVDEAKSYLKEGDELSLQFFGDRVITVELPKNLYLEVTYTEDVVKGDTTSSVLKDATVETGLVVKVPSFIKVGDIISVDTATGEYRERKK, from the coding sequence ATGTACCAACCAACTGATCTCAAAAAAGGCACCGTCTGCCAGATTGATGGCAAGCCATATCGAGTCGTCGAGTATGCGCAAAAAGTCATGGGCCGCGGCGGCAGTATCGTCAATGTCAAGCTGAAGAACTTGATTGATGGCAGTGTCATCCCAAAAACCTTCAAGGGTCAAGATAAAATCGAGACAGCCGAAGTGCACAACAAAGCTGTCCAGTATCTCTATAATGACGGCGAAACCTTCTTCTTTATGGATCCGGAGAGCTTCGAGCAATTCGAGTTATCGAGTGACGTTGTCGATGAAGCGAAGAGTTATCTCAAAGAAGGTGATGAACTCAGTCTCCAGTTTTTTGGTGATCGCGTGATCACTGTTGAGTTGCCAAAAAACCTCTATCTCGAAGTGACGTATACAGAAGACGTGGTGAAGGGCGACACTACCTCGAGTGTTCTCAAGGATGCAACGGTGGAAACGGGGCTTGTCGTCAAAGTGCCGTCATTTATCAAAGTAGGCGATATTATTTCGGTAGATACAGCAACTGGCGAGTATCGTGAACGCAAGAAGTAG
- a CDS encoding TlyA family RNA methyltransferase: protein MKQRLDQLMTVRGLVPTRSQAESWIRLGRVKVNGAVVTKPGSFVDEAAFVSLDAPEQYVSRAGLKLASVANALGIRFADKVVLDVGSSTGGFTDYALQHGARKVYAVDVGTDQLHPSLRGNPHIELHEKTDIRNFQPKECPDIVVMDVSFISVRELLPYIVTIIGAHTQVVVMVKPQFEAARTQIGSSGVIKNDKVRREILLGFESWIRSYFVVRKKSDSEVRGSRGNRERFYLLARTKTLQ from the coding sequence GTGAAGCAGCGCCTTGATCAATTAATGACAGTCCGTGGACTTGTACCAACGCGCTCTCAAGCAGAGAGCTGGATTCGTCTCGGGCGGGTAAAGGTGAACGGTGCCGTCGTTACGAAGCCGGGGTCATTTGTTGATGAGGCTGCTTTTGTCTCGCTGGATGCTCCCGAACAGTATGTCAGTCGTGCTGGGTTGAAACTAGCCAGTGTGGCAAATGCGCTTGGCATTCGGTTTGCCGACAAAGTAGTGCTCGATGTGGGGAGTAGCACCGGTGGATTTACGGATTACGCGCTGCAACACGGAGCGCGGAAAGTCTATGCGGTCGATGTCGGCACCGATCAGTTGCACCCAAGTTTGCGGGGCAATCCACACATCGAACTACACGAAAAAACTGATATACGGAATTTTCAGCCCAAAGAGTGTCCTGATATCGTCGTCATGGATGTATCATTTATCAGTGTGCGAGAACTGTTGCCCTACATTGTGACGATTATCGGTGCACATACCCAGGTAGTAGTTATGGTGAAACCGCAGTTTGAGGCAGCACGAACCCAAATCGGCAGTAGTGGTGTGATCAAAAATGATAAGGTGCGACGGGAGATTTTGCTCGGCTTTGAGTCATGGATACGGTCATATTTTGTCGTACGAAAAAAGTCCGATAGTGAGGTGAGGGGGAGTCGTGGTAATAGGGAACGATTTTATTTACTAGCGCGCACAAAAACTTTACAATAA
- a CDS encoding sortase family protein, with protein sequence MPRYTKRYWVLAIILSLLVSLGVGVYSYLRQSDDVPPPVRVSVPTASVKTTLRSEATLPVVARSVPKRVMIPAIGVDVEIDEAVPCPLNDAGMVEPDFRFPMKACYYTALNKPYQLPGTTTTDLSVIVGHTWRKGDAAFNPMYDWQAANPHVMVELGDELLLKTQASGEHVLVYQAVQIDEVDKYGPDHLGQSTKVWGTKPIPNWLVTLACLQPSNSLEHSTKVIAIGWKLVGAR encoded by the coding sequence ATGCCACGCTACACAAAGCGCTACTGGGTATTGGCAATAATACTGTCGCTTCTGGTTTCGCTAGGAGTGGGGGTTTACTCCTACCTCCGGCAATCTGACGACGTGCCGCCACCGGTACGCGTCTCAGTACCCACCGCCTCGGTCAAGACGACACTTCGGTCAGAAGCTACGCTGCCTGTTGTCGCCCGATCAGTGCCGAAGCGGGTGATGATTCCGGCAATCGGCGTCGATGTCGAGATCGACGAAGCTGTGCCGTGCCCGCTCAATGACGCCGGTATGGTCGAACCGGATTTTCGGTTCCCGATGAAGGCCTGCTACTACACGGCCCTCAACAAGCCGTACCAGCTACCCGGTACCACTACTACCGACTTGTCGGTCATCGTGGGTCACACCTGGCGCAAGGGAGACGCTGCCTTCAACCCCATGTATGACTGGCAGGCTGCAAACCCGCATGTCATGGTCGAGCTTGGTGATGAGCTGCTGCTCAAAACCCAGGCATCGGGTGAGCATGTCTTGGTCTACCAGGCGGTGCAGATCGACGAGGTCGACAAGTACGGTCCGGACCATCTGGGCCAGTCGACCAAGGTATGGGGGACGAAGCCAATTCCGAATTGGCTGGTGACGCTTGCTTGCTTGCAGCCGTCAAACAGCCTCGAACACTCCACCAAGGTCATTGCCATCGGCTGGAAGCTTGTCGGTGCGCGCTAG
- the ychF gene encoding redox-regulated ATPase YchF: MSLSIGIVGLPNVGKSTLFNALTNNDILAANYPFATIEPNTGAVPVPDDRLDVLAKMYNSEKIIPASVTFVDIAGLVAGASRGEGLGNKFLANIRQCDAIIHIVRAFENNDIIHVDNGVHPSRDIETINTELILADLQTIETRIGRLQKEAKADPKVRDALDYLEGIKRNFEAGIPLSVSKNIIHEYINDLHLLTAKPVIYVFNVNEEMLVNDDAKNGLRHLAGDSPALLICAKLEDELKGLSPSDAAELLASYDVPEMGLVQMIHAAYDVLGLQSYLTAGQKEVRAWTIHQGWTAPQAAGVIHSDFERGFIAAQVVDYYDLIAAGSEVAAKAAGKVRTEGRDYVMQPNDIVEFRFNVTK, translated from the coding sequence ATGTCTTTATCTATCGGAATCGTCGGCCTTCCCAATGTCGGCAAGTCGACACTTTTCAACGCACTTACCAACAACGACATTTTGGCCGCCAATTATCCGTTTGCCACTATCGAGCCAAATACAGGCGCAGTACCTGTGCCAGACGATCGCCTAGACGTATTGGCAAAAATGTATAATTCAGAAAAGATTATTCCGGCGAGCGTTACCTTTGTTGATATCGCCGGGCTGGTTGCCGGAGCCAGTAGGGGCGAAGGGTTGGGCAATAAATTTTTGGCGAATATCCGCCAGTGTGATGCCATTATCCATATTGTCAGGGCATTTGAAAACAACGACATCATCCATGTCGACAATGGAGTGCACCCAAGCCGTGATATTGAAACAATCAACACCGAGCTTATTCTCGCAGATCTGCAAACCATCGAGACGCGTATAGGTCGTCTTCAGAAAGAAGCAAAGGCTGACCCAAAGGTGCGTGACGCCTTGGACTATCTCGAAGGTATCAAGCGTAATTTTGAGGCTGGTATCCCGCTCTCAGTGAGTAAAAACATTATTCATGAATACATTAACGACCTTCATCTCCTCACCGCAAAACCCGTTATCTATGTATTTAATGTTAATGAGGAAATGCTCGTTAATGACGATGCGAAAAATGGTCTTCGCCATCTGGCCGGAGATAGCCCTGCGCTGCTTATTTGTGCAAAACTGGAGGACGAACTCAAAGGCCTCAGTCCCAGCGATGCGGCTGAACTCCTCGCGAGTTATGATGTACCTGAGATGGGACTCGTGCAGATGATTCATGCTGCCTACGATGTACTCGGACTTCAGAGTTATCTGACCGCAGGCCAAAAAGAAGTACGGGCCTGGACTATCCATCAAGGCTGGACAGCGCCGCAGGCAGCGGGTGTGATCCATAGCGACTTTGAGCGCGGCTTCATCGCAGCACAAGTAGTTGATTATTATGATCTCATCGCGGCAGGCAGCGAAGTAGCTGCCAAAGCAGCCGGAAAAGTTCGTACTGAGGGCCGCGACTACGTCATGCAACCAAACGATATTGTTGAATTTCGGTTTAATGTCACTAAATGA
- a CDS encoding 2'-5' RNA ligase family protein, translated as MQYSQKYSLVGFLEHQPKGFEYNMSDWPLHMTFADVFAIDRNSTDIDEKMENVLRSQHAVLVKPKHQAKLGDTTVILVEKTDELVELHTMVVDLLEQNGAIFNTPAFTREGFLPHCTIQKSGMLQKDVVIDELALVDMFPNSDWRQRKILATFKLGG; from the coding sequence ATGCAATATTCACAGAAGTATAGTCTTGTTGGGTTCCTTGAACATCAACCTAAAGGTTTCGAGTATAATATGTCTGACTGGCCGCTGCATATGACGTTTGCCGATGTTTTTGCTATAGACCGAAATAGCACAGATATAGACGAAAAGATGGAAAACGTCTTGCGTAGCCAACACGCAGTACTCGTCAAGCCGAAGCATCAAGCAAAACTAGGTGACACCACTGTAATATTAGTTGAGAAAACAGACGAGCTCGTCGAGCTTCACACCATGGTAGTTGATTTGCTCGAGCAAAATGGTGCCATTTTTAATACACCAGCATTTACGAGGGAGGGGTTTCTGCCACATTGTACAATTCAAAAATCGGGTATGCTGCAAAAGGATGTGGTAATTGATGAATTAGCGCTTGTCGACATGTTCCCGAACAGTGATTGGCGGCAAAGGAAGATACTCGCGACGTTTAAGCTGGGTGGATAG
- the pilM gene encoding type IV pilus assembly protein PilM — translation MNLKKGMGDFFALDIGTNAVRVVQLSASGANNWMLVAHGYAPIDSKITSSDSPEARRRLGEVIITALGQSGIKTKNVVIGLPSNKTFTTVIDVPSVAESELKATMKYQIDQYIPMSVDDAKVDWALLGPSLHAQNQQEVLITSTAKVYSEERLEMIEALGLNVIAAEPDPIAMVRALVPEGTASTAMMLIDIGEQSTDLAITYGDTPRLVRTVPTGLGSLVKSAVQNLNVQDDQARQFILKFGLAPDRLEGQVLHAIENVLDSFAAEMTKSVKFFQTRYPNIAISGILLSGFGAVIPRFNEYVATKVGIQTALANPWQNIRMSQNDQQQLAAIASEFTTVVGLAKRKNLS, via the coding sequence ATGAATCTAAAGAAGGGGATGGGCGATTTCTTTGCACTCGACATCGGCACTAACGCCGTTCGGGTGGTGCAGTTATCGGCTAGCGGCGCCAATAACTGGATGCTTGTTGCTCATGGCTACGCACCCATTGATAGTAAGATTACTTCGAGTGATTCCCCCGAGGCTCGGCGGCGACTTGGCGAAGTGATTATCACAGCGCTAGGACAAAGTGGCATAAAGACAAAAAACGTGGTGATCGGACTACCTTCGAATAAGACGTTTACGACGGTTATCGATGTACCATCGGTAGCCGAGTCAGAACTAAAAGCAACGATGAAATATCAAATTGATCAGTATATTCCTATGTCAGTCGATGATGCAAAGGTTGACTGGGCTCTGCTTGGACCATCATTACACGCTCAAAATCAGCAGGAAGTGTTGATCACGAGTACCGCAAAGGTTTATAGCGAAGAACGGCTAGAGATGATTGAAGCCCTTGGGCTCAATGTTATCGCTGCCGAGCCAGATCCTATCGCGATGGTGCGTGCTCTCGTACCAGAAGGCACGGCGAGTACGGCGATGATGCTGATTGATATCGGTGAGCAGTCGACCGACCTAGCAATTACCTACGGTGATACGCCGCGACTCGTGCGCACGGTCCCCACGGGGCTTGGATCATTGGTGAAGTCGGCTGTCCAAAACCTCAATGTCCAGGACGACCAAGCTCGTCAGTTTATCCTGAAATTTGGGCTTGCACCAGATAGGCTTGAAGGTCAAGTGCTCCACGCTATCGAAAACGTGCTTGATAGTTTCGCAGCCGAAATGACAAAATCCGTTAAGTTCTTTCAGACGAGGTATCCCAACATCGCTATAAGTGGCATTTTGCTCTCAGGATTTGGTGCAGTCATACCACGGTTTAATGAGTACGTCGCGACAAAGGTTGGTATCCAGACGGCACTTGCCAATCCATGGCAAAACATTCGTATGTCACAGAATGACCAGCAGCAGCTTGCTGCGATTGCCTCTGAGTTTACGACAGTGGTAGGTCTCGCGAAGAGGAAGAACTTGTCATGA
- a CDS encoding GspE/PulE family protein — MALMTNDIQEKLVKLLTEEGLVSTDVIQSATTEAAGSGKTLLTVLTEQDAIDDELLTHAIAQVSGVPYVNLSNSVIDQGILSLLPSDIAERFMAVPLAEVQNRLAVAMIDANNVQAVDYLANRIQRPLKVFMASEAGVRHVLDQYKTDLSSVDVAAEVSQKEAAQEETKDIKTIVQDSPISRALSTILEYAVKSRASDIHIEPFEKALKIRCRVDGVLREVMQLPKSIEPALISRIKILSNLKIDEHRTPQDGQFAVKVGNKEVDLRIAISPVVWGEQVVIRLLDKSGNSFDLEEMGYAGRALRTIQKGVKKPNGMLLTSGPTGSGKSTSLYALIKEIKDETINIVTLEDPVEYKMDGVNQIQVNAEVGLTFASGLRSILRQDPNVVMVGEIRDGETANLAVQAALTGHLVFSTLHTNSAAGVLPRLLDMGIEPFLIASTVNTIIGQRLVRRVAPQRDAYWSSPLETKSILDTVGHLLPKTKEEVARVSADLGYKDLPLAGQTAYTLVKGRDTPSTPRGYTGRAGLYEVMDITEEIQDLIVARSTSADIQRKAVEQGMITMRQDGYLKALTGVTTLEEVNRVAADTA; from the coding sequence ATGGCGTTAATGACAAATGACATACAAGAAAAACTCGTAAAGCTTCTCACCGAAGAAGGCTTGGTGAGTACTGATGTGATACAAAGTGCGACTACTGAGGCAGCCGGGTCGGGTAAAACACTGCTTACGGTTCTTACTGAGCAAGATGCAATTGATGACGAACTGCTGACTCATGCGATTGCGCAAGTTTCGGGGGTCCCCTATGTCAATCTCAGCAATAGCGTGATTGACCAGGGTATTCTGTCACTTTTGCCATCTGATATCGCTGAGCGCTTTATGGCGGTACCGCTCGCAGAGGTTCAAAACCGACTTGCAGTTGCAATGATTGATGCAAATAACGTGCAGGCAGTCGACTATCTCGCTAATCGCATCCAACGACCCTTAAAGGTATTTATGGCGTCGGAGGCGGGTGTGAGACACGTGCTTGATCAATACAAGACCGACTTATCAAGTGTTGATGTGGCTGCTGAGGTATCTCAAAAAGAAGCAGCTCAAGAAGAAACCAAGGACATTAAGACGATTGTTCAGGATTCTCCTATCAGCCGTGCACTCAGTACAATTTTGGAATACGCGGTAAAGTCTAGGGCAAGTGACATCCATATCGAACCATTTGAAAAAGCTCTCAAGATTCGCTGCCGCGTTGACGGTGTGCTTAGGGAAGTGATGCAGCTGCCAAAAAGTATCGAACCCGCTCTCATTAGTCGTATCAAGATTCTTTCTAACCTTAAAATTGACGAGCATCGCACACCACAGGACGGTCAGTTTGCCGTAAAAGTAGGTAACAAAGAAGTTGATCTCCGTATCGCCATCAGCCCAGTGGTGTGGGGGGAACAGGTGGTAATTCGATTGCTTGATAAATCAGGTAATAGCTTTGACCTCGAAGAGATGGGATATGCCGGCCGCGCCTTACGTACTATTCAAAAAGGCGTCAAAAAACCGAACGGGATGCTCCTCACCTCTGGACCTACAGGCTCAGGAAAGTCAACTAGCCTCTATGCTCTCATCAAGGAAATAAAGGACGAGACTATCAACATTGTGACACTTGAGGATCCGGTAGAATACAAAATGGATGGTGTCAATCAGATTCAGGTTAACGCAGAGGTAGGGCTAACTTTCGCATCGGGGCTGCGCTCGATTTTGCGTCAAGATCCAAACGTGGTGATGGTAGGTGAGATTCGTGATGGCGAGACTGCAAACTTGGCTGTGCAAGCAGCACTCACTGGACATCTCGTATTTAGTACGTTGCACACTAATTCTGCGGCCGGAGTGCTACCGCGCCTTCTGGATATGGGTATTGAGCCATTTTTAATCGCGAGTACCGTCAACACGATTATCGGACAGCGTCTTGTTCGCCGTGTGGCCCCTCAACGTGATGCCTATTGGTCGAGTCCACTTGAAACAAAAAGTATTCTCGACACCGTCGGTCACTTGTTACCAAAGACCAAAGAGGAAGTGGCACGGGTTTCTGCCGATCTCGGCTATAAGGACTTGCCACTTGCAGGTCAAACCGCTTATACTTTAGTAAAGGGACGTGACACTCCCTCGACACCCCGCGGTTATACGGGGCGGGCTGGACTGTACGAAGTGATGGATATTACAGAGGAAATACAAGACCTCATTGTCGCACGCTCGACAAGTGCCGACATTCAACGTAAAGCAGTCGAGCAGGGCATGATTACAATGCGTCAAGATGGTTACCTGAAGGCGCTAACAGGGGTCACGACACTAGAGGAAGTCAATCGTGTCGCGGCAGATACAGCATAA
- a CDS encoding type IV pilus twitching motility protein PilT, which translates to MNNPELRIEVLLEEVVRKRASDLHIQVGLPPMLRVDGALIPIVGFNPLDEQQVESLVFAILDQDQQQILLKDKEFDFSFAFGTLGRFRVNAFHERGNLAAALRLIPNEIKSVTELGMPQVVLSFADYPRGLVLVTGPTGSGKSTTLAALVDKINSERAHHIITIEDPIEFTHKSKKSVIVQREVHYDTYSFSAALRSSLRQDPDVVLIGEMRDLETISAAITIAETGHLVFATLHTNSASQSIDRMIDVFPPHQQPQIRAQLANILMAICSQRLVPAIGGGRVVAAEILIANPAVRNVIREGKSHQLDAIIQTGADQGMQTMDRTLVNLVQSGTVTYDNAREFAVDLTEFERLMRG; encoded by the coding sequence ATGAATAATCCAGAACTACGCATCGAAGTATTACTAGAAGAAGTTGTTCGCAAGCGCGCTTCAGACCTTCATATTCAGGTGGGGTTACCACCAATGCTTCGTGTTGATGGTGCGTTGATACCAATTGTCGGCTTCAATCCTCTTGATGAGCAGCAAGTTGAGTCACTTGTGTTTGCCATCTTGGACCAGGATCAGCAACAAATTCTTCTTAAAGACAAGGAGTTTGACTTCAGCTTTGCTTTCGGGACGTTAGGGCGGTTTCGCGTTAACGCCTTTCACGAACGTGGTAACCTGGCTGCTGCGCTACGTCTCATCCCAAATGAGATCAAGTCTGTTACTGAACTGGGTATGCCGCAAGTAGTGCTCTCATTTGCTGACTATCCGCGCGGTCTTGTACTTGTAACAGGACCAACTGGGTCTGGAAAATCAACCACGCTTGCTGCTCTTGTAGACAAAATCAACAGTGAACGCGCTCACCACATTATCACAATTGAAGATCCAATTGAATTTACTCACAAGTCAAAGAAATCTGTTATTGTTCAGCGAGAAGTACATTACGATACCTACTCGTTCTCTGCAGCGCTGCGTAGCTCACTTCGTCAAGATCCTGATGTTGTGTTGATTGGTGAGATGCGCGATCTCGAAACGATTTCTGCGGCAATTACGATTGCCGAAACCGGTCACTTAGTCTTTGCGACACTCCACACTAACTCGGCCTCGCAGTCCATCGACCGTATGATCGATGTGTTTCCCCCTCACCAGCAACCACAGATTCGCGCACAGCTTGCTAATATTCTGATGGCAATCTGTAGTCAGCGCCTTGTACCTGCTATTGGTGGGGGAAGGGTAGTTGCAGCTGAAATTCTTATTGCAAATCCTGCGGTGCGCAATGTTATCCGTGAAGGCAAGAGCCATCAGCTTGATGCCATTATCCAGACTGGTGCAGATCAGGGAATGCAGACCATGGATCGTACGCTTGTGAATCTGGTTCAGAGTGGAACGGTGACGTATGACAATGCTCGTGAGTTTGCCGTTGACCTGACAGAGTTTGAGCGATTGATGAGAGGATGA